The following proteins come from a genomic window of Meles meles chromosome 1, mMelMel3.1 paternal haplotype, whole genome shotgun sequence:
- the LOC123940246 gene encoding cysteine-rich C-terminal protein 1-like — protein MSSQQSAASAKGFSKGSSQGPAPCPAPAPTASSSCCGCCGSSGGGCCGSGGCCGSSGCGCFPRRRRRQRRSGCCSCCGGGSQSSSNVQSQGCCGGC, from the coding sequence ATGTCTTCCCAGCAGAGCGCGGCTTCCGCCAAAGGCTTTTCCAAGGGGTCTTCCCAGGGCCCTGCTCCGTGTCCCGCTCCTGCACCCACAGCCTCGTCTTCCTGCTGTGGCTGCTGTGGTTCCAGCGGCGGTGGCTGCTGTGGCTCTGGAGGCTGCTGTGGCTCCAGCGGTTGCGGCTGCTTCCCCAGGAGGCGCCGCCGACAGCGTCGAAGCGGGTGCTGCAGCTGCTGCGGGGGTGGCAGCCAGAGCTCCAGCAACGTCCAGAGCCAAGGCTGCTGTGGTGGCTGCTGA